From the Acidimicrobiia bacterium genome, one window contains:
- a CDS encoding AAA family ATPase has translation MSKPSKIAFIGSHSVRKTNAVHSFAGAVGRSGRSVEVGREVIRFNPLGLNEGATPEAQLWVIMAQIQQELELRNRAEVLVTDRAVIDNFAYFLRATGGEDPFDIKPLVRKWCETYDLFVRLLPDVPLKIDGVRSTNTRFRNEIETILDAILPNYVPMERLVTIRASEVTDTFDWASLVEQLVGPPEAGEATARPVTIIPTLWD, from the coding sequence ATGTCCAAACCTTCCAAGATCGCCTTCATCGGATCGCACTCGGTCAGAAAGACGAACGCCGTGCACTCCTTCGCGGGTGCAGTGGGCCGCAGCGGCCGCAGCGTAGAGGTCGGGCGCGAAGTAATCCGATTCAACCCGCTCGGTCTCAATGAAGGAGCGACGCCCGAAGCCCAGCTGTGGGTGATCATGGCGCAGATTCAACAGGAACTCGAACTGCGCAACCGCGCCGAGGTATTGGTCACCGATCGAGCCGTGATCGACAATTTCGCATACTTCCTTCGAGCAACCGGCGGAGAGGACCCTTTCGATATCAAGCCGCTGGTCCGGAAGTGGTGCGAAACATACGATCTCTTTGTGAGGTTGCTCCCGGACGTACCGCTCAAGATCGACGGGGTTCGCAGCACCAACACCAGGTTCCGCAACGAGATCGAAACGATACTCGATGCCATTCTTCCCAACTATGTGCCGATGGAGAGACTGGTCACCATCCGGGCGTCGGAGGTCACCGACACCTTCGACTGGGCTTCTCTGGTGGAACAACTCGTCGGACCTCCCGAAGCCGGCGAAGCGACCGCCAGGCCGGTAACGATCATTCCCACGCTCTGGGACTGA